One Terriglobales bacterium DNA segment encodes these proteins:
- a CDS encoding nuclear transport factor 2 family protein, with amino-acid sequence MVVLALTAASMTLGQGQSAPRVSKRSVDQVIRQVDQERIQAQIHADAAALERIYAEDFIGIGPSGAVRTKAQVLADFSSHRLKFQSITTDDVRVRVYGNTAVETGRSTMIGEDAGKPVPRDNRFTRVWVKQQRGWRLVSNHYSTLVTQ; translated from the coding sequence TTGGTTGTTCTCGCCTTAACAGCAGCCTCAATGACCCTGGGACAAGGGCAAAGCGCTCCGAGGGTTTCCAAAAGGAGCGTTGACCAAGTCATTCGACAAGTCGATCAGGAACGCATTCAAGCGCAGATCCATGCTGATGCCGCGGCGCTGGAGCGCATCTACGCCGAAGACTTCATTGGTATAGGACCAAGCGGCGCTGTTAGGACGAAGGCGCAGGTCCTCGCAGATTTCTCCTCGCACAGGTTGAAATTCCAATCGATCACCACCGACGATGTTCGCGTACGCGTCTACGGAAACACCGCCGTGGAAACCGGTCGCTCCACGATGATCGGGGAAGACGCGGGGAAACCGGTTCCTCGTGACAATCGCTTCACCAGGGTATGGGTGAAACAGCAGCGCGGCTGGCGACTGGTCTCCAACCACTACTCGACATTGGTTACCCAGTGA
- a CDS encoding PilZ domain-containing protein yields MSLQRRLPRHVLWDTLAYVNLDRSNGGIILNLNEHGMAVQAAAPVRAQAPVHVNFQLPGTRTFVDAAGEVCWTSASQAGIQFVELAEPERRRLKEALFDSLLTRCAAAHGVSTEPEPRVAGQADAASLATQPAEAARAAPPACDAESAAQPVAHLITQRSALTRGRESVLLLAGTSLFAALFLLTVEIPRESGLMLAAGMAIPCVLLAVLHQIVELQERR; encoded by the coding sequence ATGTCACTGCAGCGCCGACTGCCGCGCCACGTCCTGTGGGACACCCTGGCCTACGTGAACCTGGACCGATCGAACGGCGGCATCATCCTCAATCTGAATGAGCATGGGATGGCGGTGCAGGCCGCGGCGCCGGTGCGAGCGCAGGCTCCGGTGCACGTGAACTTTCAGTTGCCGGGAACGCGCACGTTCGTCGACGCTGCCGGCGAAGTGTGCTGGACCAGCGCCAGCCAGGCCGGCATACAGTTCGTCGAACTGGCGGAGCCTGAACGTCGCAGGCTGAAAGAAGCATTGTTCGATAGCCTCCTCACGCGCTGTGCGGCGGCTCACGGGGTCAGTACGGAGCCTGAGCCTCGCGTTGCCGGTCAAGCCGACGCGGCCAGCCTCGCGACCCAGCCCGCCGAGGCAGCCCGGGCGGCACCGCCAGCGTGTGACGCGGAGTCAGCCGCTCAGCCGGTCGCCCACCTGATAACCCAACGGTCAGCGCTGACTCGCGGGCGCGAATCCGTCCTGCTTCTAGCCGGGACGTCGTTATTCGCGGCCCTGTTCCTGCTCACGGTCGAGATTCCACGCGAATCGGGCCTGATGTTGGCGGCGGGAATGGCCATACCCTGTGTCCTGCTGGCGGTGCTGCATCAAATCGTCGAGTTGCAGGAGCGCAGGTAA
- a CDS encoding DUF2752 domain-containing protein, with the protein MSAAESPLPTLEGGLRTFRSSFFPAAADVYSLMFNPLASVLAPLILAAAAALPSNGLGIRVCLFRILSGLPCPGCGMTRALSSLLHGDGAAAFFYHPFVFAVLPALVLISVHGLLPNDVRGRLRRSFTAHQARLRPAYEALVYSFLAFGLIRMIVSWFAGSSAI; encoded by the coding sequence ATGTCTGCGGCCGAGAGTCCGTTGCCGACCCTGGAAGGGGGACTGCGCACCTTTCGCTCATCCTTCTTCCCGGCAGCCGCCGATGTCTACAGCCTGATGTTCAACCCCCTGGCGTCGGTGCTGGCTCCCCTGATTCTGGCTGCGGCAGCCGCATTACCGTCGAATGGATTGGGCATTCGCGTTTGCTTGTTCCGCATTCTCTCCGGCCTACCCTGTCCGGGTTGCGGGATGACGAGGGCACTTTCCTCGCTGCTGCACGGAGACGGAGCTGCGGCCTTCTTCTATCACCCCTTCGTCTTCGCGGTGCTTCCAGCCCTGGTCCTGATTTCCGTGCACGGGCTGCTGCCGAACGACGTGCGAGGGCGCTTGCGGCGCTCCTTTACCGCGCACCAAGCACGTCTCCGCCCGGCGTATGAAGCCCTGGTCTATTCCTTTCTGGCGTTCGGACTCATTCGCATGATTGTGAGCTGGTTTGCCGGCTCATCCGCAATCTAG